GACAATAGAACAAGCAGCCATAGTATCCGGTCGTCGAAATTGGAAACAATCATCGACAAAAGCAGAATGATATACCTATACATGTCTCTCGTACCCAAATCATGCTCTCGTCTAAATCTAAGCCGCAACTTCCTGAGTCCTGGgccttcctcgtcctccctTGTTTCCTCGCTCCCCTCGCTCTCGGGGCTCCCCAACGCTGCTCTGCATAGCGAACTGAATTGCTTGAGATCGGAATGCAAGACCACGGGTAGTTTCGATAAGGGTGGCGGTTGGGGTAGCGTGGGGCCGTGTGATGTGGAGCATGTTCTAAGGTTGATATTAGTAAATTATTATGACACTTTATGATTCTCAATATTCTCACCTCTTTGAGGTCGATCTTGGCCTCAACACCCATCCTAGAGTCCCTGATAAGGTTGACGATCcacttctctccttcttcattggaTAAGTTGAGGGTCTTGGACAATTGTCCGATATCAATCCTTCGATGTAAACGGCAGATAACCTCGGAAATCAACCACCTCGCGTTCTCCACAAATTCATCTGCAAAGCCCGACAAGAAAAAGTCTGAACGAACAACAGACTCGGCAACTGACAGTCGTTGTTGAGCCTGGGTAAGATCAAAGTCGGCAAACACATCCTTGAGGAAGCTGGTGATGGGGTCGGTGTATTGGTACTCTTCGGTCTCGACGATACGGGTGAGCTCCTTGACGTGGTCTCGAGAGCGGACGTTGGCGGGTTTGGGAGCTCGgcgagagatgatggcggcGGCAACAAGGTATcggaggaggtgggggcAAGAGGTTTGGATGGTGTTAAGATAGGCGGGGGAAAGGAACATGTCGAGCAAACCCTGGCAGCCCTGGTTTTCTCCGAGATTGAAAAACACAAAAAGAGACCAGTGAAGCAACCATGTGCGGGCTTGGAGCTGAGCGAGAGGCTTGGCAAGAGAGGTACCATGAGGGTTGTCGATGGTTTCGCGGAGGTCTCGGACTTGCACCAAAGCAGCGTCCCATTCACCGTTGAGGATATTGGAGGCGAGCTTACCCCATTGGGCAGAGAGATTGAGCTCGtaagagggagagagaatgaggaagtgGTAGAGGAGGTTCCCAGCAGAGCCATAGTCACCGAGGGAGTATTGGTATTGACCAAAGTGGTAAAGGGCATTGATTTGGTCAATGTCAATCTGCAAGACATTAGTTTCGCCGCGTTTTAGATGAATTCTGTGTGTGCGACTCACTTGGTACTCTGATCTCAGCAAGTCCAAATTTCTGTCCTTGTCACCACCGCTCCTCAACTTGGCCACCGCATCCGGGTCCTCGATTACCTTCGTCACGGGCTGAGCCTTCTCCTGCAACTCCTGGTACTTTGTAGTagcctcttctctcagtCTGGCGAAGTCGGTAGGTTCGGCATTTTCAATCTGGGCGTGGAATTGTTCAACGTAGTTGACCATGTTGGTGCCTTTGGCGAGATCATATCTGGGCTGTTAGTCAAACTCTGAAGCTAGTGCGACTCACTGAGCTTTGGCAAGTTGTTCGGCAGGGTAGATTGCAATGTCCGAGAGGTggttgaggagagggatagCAAGGTGTCGGTCGAGGTGAGGGATGAGTTTCTGATTGTCAGCTTTGTCGGATGGGTGTATGCTCACCTGTGTAAGGTCGTAATCGGCCATTTTGGATCTTGTTTTGGGTTTTTAGAGGAGTATAGGTGTTTCTTGCAGTATTACCCTTATCCTTCTACAACAGACAATAACTGACACTTCGAAAACATATCCCCGCGTATTCCCGTCACTATACTCGTTGTGGCACCCTTCTATTCTcgctttccatctttcttcattcttcatccttttcatctgtGCATTCGCCAACTTGTCAATCTCAAAGAGAGATAGGCGGATAACGGCATTCAGGTCTGCATACGAAATTTATTCTTTGTAACTGACTCTATCACACTCATTGTTCCGTGATGACAAGGCCCTCATAAATGGAGCGAAGACCGTCAGCGGCGAAGCCACTTTTACGTTCTAGGCTCACAATGCATCATAACTTGTGCCAGGCGCAGAAGGGCGCTTGCTTTTGGAGTCTAAAGATAATAGTATGACATCTGGGACTTCCATagctcctttcctcctgtACCCCACTACTTGCATCTTCCCCAATTACCGTTCGTTGGCAGAGCAAAATAACGAGAAGAGTCGCAATTCGCAACTAGCCGCCTTGATATGTTACGTAAATTGATGATCTGCAAGGCACGGcgctgaagatgatggatcTGCTGTTGAAACCTGAGCTGCGTTCTGCGCGAGCTGTTCGTTTGCGTGAACTCTTTTGTTCTCTTTTCGGTGTGTGTATTACAGACGTCATGGGATGGAGCGATGCATAATGTATGATGGTCATGATCGTAGGTGTGCGAAAGGCCTTTTATGTAATACTGCTTTGCACCAATTTAAAGGGGGCAATCTGCGCGGTGGCGGTGTTTCAAAATTGATTGTCTCGACTTTCTCCACGTGGGAACCCTGGAATTCCAGTGTTGTTCCTCGTTGGAGCTCTCGATTTCAGAGACAAGCCGCCCAAGTCGGGACGGATTTTATCACCAGAATCTCTgccctcatctctcttccctgcCCTGTCTTCTAACCGCTTACGGAACCCCTCAGCGATGATTTCACACCTTGTCTAATTTATAGACACCACAAGtactttcttttcaatcCGCACTTTCATTCAACCACCACGCCATGTCCTCCACGACAGACCCAGGAGCTGCAGTCTCCTCCTTCGTGGCTTCCTATGAGTCCACACTTACCCAAGTCTCCGTCCGAGCCGTCGGATCACAGTTCGCATTGATGGCTGGTATATCAATGGCGACACTCCTTGCATTCAGTTTCTTCAGGccaagagaaaagaaggtgagttgTCGATCATTTGAGGTAGATAATCGGGCTGACAAGGTATTTTCACTACAGGTTTATGCCCCTAAAGTGCGTTGACTGTTGCCATTACCAGAAGTCACACTAACCTAGCTATAGATTAAATATCAACTACCAAAACCTGTCGATCCCATAGAGGATCCCGATTATGAgccgcctccgcctcctATTTCCAATGGCTTTTTCGCCTGGTTGAGCCCCATGATCCGcttgaaagaggaggagattaTTGCTAACATTGGTCAGTATCTTTTACTTTTAAATTCTCGAAAGCTTACAAAAAAGACAGGCCTTGATGCCGCCACATTCCTTCGATTTTTGAGAATGCTGCGCAATATTTTCACAATCACTTCGATCATTGTGGTTGCTTTGCTCGTCATCGATATCATCTATAACCTCAAATACGTTAACAGCAGCGATAGAAATGCGCTGAGTCTTTTAACCATTCAAAATGTATCTGGAAACTGGATGTGGCCGGCCCTGGCGGCTAGCTATGTCATCAGTGAGTTCTCCGTTCCGCGAAGAGTAGTCCATCCGCTGACATCTAGCAGACTTTGTGGCCATGTACTTTAGTGAGCAGCTCGAgggcaaaaagaaaatatTGCAGTTTACTAACTATGGCTGGTAGTCTGGCTCAACTGGAAATCAATGGTATGTCAAATAAATTGCAGCTGTTTTATAATTTCTAACCGCCTCGCAGGTCCGATTGAGAAAGGGATGGTTCAGATCACCTGCTTATCAAACCAAGATCTACTCTCGAACACTCATGGTAACGTTGACTTTCTCTCGTTTCGATGATAAGATCTAATTCATGCTTGCAGGTTACTCATGTCCGCAAAGATTTCCGCAGTGACGCCGGTTTGCTCTCTCTGATGGGTCTTCTCAAAGTGGATGGTATCAAGATCGGTCCCTCGATCGACTGTACTTGCATTGGTCGAAGACTTGAGGATTTCCCAAAGATGGTCGATGATCATAATAAGGCCATTCAAGAGCTCGAAAAGCATCTTGTAAAGTATTTGAAGGGAGGGGaaatggcaaagaagagaccTGTGATTAGAAAAGGAGGTTTCCTTGGATTGTTTGGAGGTGTGAAAAAAGACGCGATCGACTACCACGCCAAGGAAATCAAGTTTCTTCGTGACCGAATTGACGCCAAACGACACGCGATCGACTCTCTTCTCCGGAAAGAACGCCACGCCCGCAAAAAGGGTAACAAGATGGTCAACCGAGTCGAGGGAGAGAACTATGGATTTGTGACATTCAAGACAATCGCCGAAGCGCATAGGATTGCGAGGGCGCATAGAGGCAAGCTCAAGGAATTGTTTGGAGCCGAGTTGCAGCTGGCGCCCATGCCTCATGACATTGTTTGGGAGAATATCTCAAAGGAGCCGGCAGAGTTGGGATCGAAGAATACTTTTGGATTTGTTATTATTGGGATcgtctgcttcttcaacactTTGCCTGTAAGTATGAGGGTTTTCAGCTGTTCACACACGCGCTAACAGACAGGTAGTTGCTTGTGGTTTCGTTGCTAGCAAACTTGAGTTCATTGACAGTCTATGTTACATTTCTTGCGGACTGGAAAGACGCTGGTAGCTGGGGCAAGTGGACCGTGAGTCATCCTTTTCATAAATTAACTGAATCCATTTACTAAACCTTGAATCAAGTTTTCCATGGTTTCTGGTATCCTCCCATCTGTTGTCTCCGCGCTCTTtggcttccttcttccgaTCATCATCCGCAAAATCTCCAAGTACCAAGGAGCGCCCACACGTTCCCGCCTGGACCGTGCGGTGACCGCTCGATACTTTTTCTTCATGATCATTTCCAACTTGGTcattttttctcttctcggTGTGGTGTACACCGCAGTAGCGAGGATCGTGGTGCAAATTGGTGGACACCAGAGTGTGGCCACAATCTTTAAAGGGTTTGAAGATATCCCGGATCAGATTCAGGGGACATATGTTCAACAAAGTACTTGTATgtttctttctgctcttATCCGTTTTGGATGAAATGCTAATGCAAGTTGAAGATTGGTTGACTTGGTTGCCGCTTCGGGGCTTCTTGGTCATTTTCGAATTGATCCAGTTGATCAAATTGGCCATGGTATCTATTCGACGATTCATGTTTTCTCATACCCCTCGAGATATCAGGGAAATGACCAAACCGCCATATTTTGAATACGCCATTGGTGAGTCGGTGTCCGATAGGGGATAAAAACGCAAGGCTGACACTTTTTCAATAGTGGTTGTCAATTTGCTGTTCATCACTGCCGTTGGATTGATTTACGCTCCCCTTGCGCCATTGGTGGCTATGGGTGCTTGTTGTGTCTTTTGGTTCTCTTCCGTTGTCGTAAGTCGTGTTCCTAATGAAAAAAAGGTGAGAGCTGACGGGGAGGCAGTACAAGTACCAGTTGCTCTACGTGTACATTTCCCGAGCGGAGAGCGGTGGTAGGATGTGGAATGTCTATGTCAATCGACTCTTGGCATGCTGTGTCTTGATGCAGCTCTTAATGATCTTGagtgagtttttttttttttttttttttttttttttttttttttgagCAGAGCCGTTAACGCTGATGTTGTTTTATAGCTACTGGTCTTATTCGTAGTCGATGGATCGACTGTGTTGCCGCCGTACCTCCTCTTTTAATCATTTTTGCCTTCAAAATCTACATTTCCCGCACTGCTGAACGTCAATTCCGATACTATGAACCCACTCCGGAAGAACTTGAGCAAGAAAAAATGTATAGCATGTCGGAGAAGCAGACGAAGCAGTCGGATATGGAAAAGAGGTTTTTGCATCCGGCGTTGCAGCATAACAAGCTGTACACTGTGATGGTGCACAAGAGTCAAGAGTTGTTGGCGCGGGAGGTGTTGAGTGCGTATCCGTGGTTTGCGGGCAAACACGAGCACGACGGGGTGGAGATCAATGCGGTTCGCGAGGAAAACCTGGAATACGATCCGTCACGCGATGGACCGGCGGACGAAGCGCACCAAGCGGATTGGGATGCGAAATCGGTGGCATCGACGGATATGCTCTCGAAATCCGACTATccgttttcttcttccaccaccccaAAGTACGAAGATGCGTACAGGCATTACCCGTTcccgtcgtcgtcgtcgtcggtTTCGGTTTCGGTTATGGACTCGCCTGCACTGGTTCCAGCGAGTTTACCATTGTACCCGTTGGATAACCCGTCGACGGACCAGCTGTTACCGAACCACGATCGGTCAGAGCAGTTTATGATGTCGTCAGTGTCGGCGTCGGCGGCGACGGCGCCTGGGGGTTTGGCGCCGCCGAGAAGACAGGGGAGTGGGAGACTGTATCAGCATCATCCGCCGATGCCGCCTGGAGCGAGGCATGTGGGCCAGGTGTCGGATATAGATTTTAGCGATCCGTCGTCTCCCCTCTTGGACAGTTATTACGTTTCAGGcgatgctgctgctgctggtggcgGTGGGGACGCGGGCGTGCCGTATCCGCCATCGGCGTATACCCAGCCTCCGTTGGGGTACGTCCCGCCGGCGATGAGGCGGACGGCATCGGATGTGTCGGAGAGTGATGTGGCTGCCGCCGGCGCGGGTGCGGGTGCAGTGACGAGGTGGGATACGGGGGAtagggaggagaggggatACATGGCAAGGCAAGGGTCGCA
The DNA window shown above is from Cryptococcus tetragattii IND107 chromosome 12, whole genome shotgun sequence and carries:
- a CDS encoding eukaryotic translation initiation factor 3 subunit E, which translates into the protein MADYDLTQPRYDLAKGTNMVNYVEQFHAQIENAEPTDFARLREEATTKYQELQEKAQPVTKVIEDPDAVAKLRSGGDKDRNLDLLRSEYQIDIDQINALYHFGQYQYSLGDYGSAGNLLYHFLILSPSYELNLSAQWGKLASNILNGEWDAALVQVRDLRETIDNPHGTSLAKPLAQLQARTWLLHWSLFVFFNLGENQGCQGLLDMFLSPAYLNTIQTSCPHLLRYLVAAAIISRRAPKPANVRSRDHVKELTRIVETEEYQYTDPITSFLKDVFADFDLTQAQQRLSVAESVVRSDFFLSGFADEFVENARWLISEVICRLHRRIDIGQLSKTLNLSNEEGEKWIVNLIRDSRMGVEAKIDLKENMLHITRPHATPTATLIETTRGLAFRSQAIQFAMQSSVGEPRERGERGNKGGRGRPRTQEVAA